A segment of the Methanothermococcus thermolithotrophicus DSM 2095 genome:
AGAAACAAATAATAAACTTTCTAAAAGAAAGAAAAAAAGCTAAAATATTGACTACTTTCTATATTTCAGGATTTGGCTTATATTCTGACTTCATATTGTTCATTAACGAATTAGAGAAAAAAGGAGTGGTAAAAAAAGAAGGAGATTATTTAAAATTAATAGAGGGGTAATATGAGTATATCTAACGAAATAC
Coding sequences within it:
- a CDS encoding DUF2080 family transposase-associated protein → MAQFELIKTIKPIGNTGHITIPKKFIGKQARIIIENENAEEKEKQIINFLKERKKAKILTTFYISGFGLYSDFILFINELEKKGVVKKEGDYLKLIEG